In Daphnia magna isolate NIES linkage group LG5, ASM2063170v1.1, whole genome shotgun sequence, a single genomic region encodes these proteins:
- the LOC116922716 gene encoding methyltransferase-like protein 7A, translating into MATSDVMFQGVFYYCLVPILIQFFIFTLLNKYGTSMKERLISVFWNHAMIKYHAALRDMKKVHFNSMKYHKSADLYLRNKGLLRILEIGAGSGANFEFFPPNSKLIVVEPNAFFEPLFYERQKKSLTKVDKFLLTCAEDMKEVEDNSMDVVVSTLVLCSVRDLKQTLKEVHRVLAKGGKFYYWEHVHDAPGTWLHFVQNLLTYTVWDLIFGCHLNRNIDDVVAEDVNLFSHVDQKRFDIPLSKDGWSAWKLVRVHVMGVATK; encoded by the exons ATGGCAACCAGTGATGTTATGTTTCAAGGAGTCTTCTATTACTGTTTGGTCCCCATACTAATACAATTTTTCATCTTTACACTTCTCAATAAATATGGAACTTCAATGAAAGAAAG ACTCATAAGTGTCTTCTGGAATCATGCAATGATCAAATACCATGCTGCTCTTCGAGACATGAAAAAAGTTCATTTTAATTCGATGAAATATCACAAATCAGCAGATCTGTATTTGAGGAACAAGGGGCTTTTGAGAATCCTGGAAATCGGAGCTGGTTCTG GTGCCAATTTTGAATTCTTTCCACCAAATTCGAAATTAATTGTTGTTGAACCAAATGCATTTTTCGAGCCTCTTTTTTATGAGAGGCAGAAGAAAAGTCTCACTAAAGTGGATAAGTTTCTTCTTACCTGTGCTGAAGACATGAAAGAAGTTGAGGACAACAGCATGGATGTAGTTGTATCCACTCTGGTACTTTGTTCAGTTAGAGATCTGAAACAAACGCTCAAAGAAGTTCACCGTGTACTCGCAAAA GGTGGAAAGTTCTACTACTGGGAACATGTGCATGACGCACCTGGAACTTGGCTTCATTTCGTTCAAAACTTGTTAACCTACACGGTATGGGATCTCATTTTTGGCTGCCACTTAAACCGCAACATTGACGACGTTGTAGCAGAAGACGTAAACTTGTTTTCGCATGTCGACCAAAAACGTTTCGATATTCCCTTAAGTAAGGATGGGTGGTCAGCATGGAAACTTGTTCGTGTTCATGTCATGGGAGTTGCTACCAAGTAG
- the LOC116922717 gene encoding CUB and sushi domain-containing protein 2: MSLIKSFAILALVALAAGSVQKSKPMKKFQPEVAPQISVREACGDQYATGTGGSIISPNYPNGYANGESCGWFLTAENGNKIAVVVHDLQTEAGYDVLTILDGITGESPVLLELSGEASNLAVLSTQPSIFVGFTADSSINAPGFNCSWSQVNPQDSLELFGL, encoded by the exons ATGTCTCTCATCAAATCGTTCGCTATTTTGGCCTTGGTGGCTCTGGCAGCTGGCTCTGTTCAGAAATCCAAGCCTATGAAGAAGTTCCAGCCTGAGGTTGCTCCTCAAATCAGTGTTCGAGAGG CTTGCGGTGATCAATACGCCACTGGCACCGGTGGTAGCATTATTTCTCCTAATTACCCGAATGGCTATGCTAATGGCGAATCATGCGGATGGTTTTTGACCGCTGAAAACGGAAACAAAATTGCGGTTGTTGTCCATGACCTGCAGACCGAAGCAG GCTATGACGTCTTGACGATCCTTGATGGTATCACTGGAGAGTCCCCCGTTCTACTTGAACTTTCCGGAGAAGCCAGCAACTTGGCCGTTCTGTCTACCCAGCCATCAATTTTCGTTGGATTCACAGCTGATTCATCTATCAATGCTCCTGGATTCAACTGCAGCTGGAGTCAGGTCAACCCACAAGAT AGCTTGGAACTCTTTGGCCTCTAA